A single window of Helicobacter pylori NCTC 11637 = CCUG 17874 = ATCC 43504 = JCM 12093 DNA harbors:
- a CDS encoding glucose-6-phosphate dehydrogenase: MLDFDLVLFGATGDLAMRKLFVSLYEIYTHYGFKKDSKIIASGRKELSNEEFLTLLCEKTQLHSREKGKEFLAHISYLRIRLDNPKDFEELSKIATKNKPLIFYFSISPSFFATTAQNLAKNALNHANTRLILEKPLGHDLKTCKEIFQSISAFFKEEQIFRIDHYLGKKGVQNILELRLNNPILNILWDQISAVEICVYETLGVEERGEFYDKIGALRDMVQNHLLQVLSLIATDLPNDLKDLRKEKIKVLKTLQPPKDFKKQVIRAQYQGYRDENKVHKESQTETFVAIKAFLDTPKFKGVPFYLKHAKKMPHNQASVKIHFNAINTLEFFLSQDKITLTLKDNQNPLILETHNKQEFLQPYAKLLYDAIQNNHNNFAHQLELEASWVFIDTLIEGFMNNATPLYSYESHNLNESEFLKPLYQ, encoded by the coding sequence ATGTTAGATTTTGATTTGGTTCTTTTTGGCGCGACTGGGGATTTAGCCATGCGAAAGCTCTTTGTTTCGCTCTATGAAATTTATACCCATTATGGTTTTAAAAAAGATTCTAAGATTATTGCATCGGGGCGTAAGGAGCTATCCAATGAAGAGTTTTTAACGCTTCTTTGTGAAAAAACGCAACTGCATTCAAGAGAAAAGGGTAAGGAATTTTTAGCCCATATCAGTTATTTGCGCATCCGTTTGGATAACCCTAAAGACTTTGAGGAATTGAGTAAAATCGCTACAAAAAATAAGCCCTTGATCTTCTACTTTTCTATCTCCCCTAGTTTTTTTGCAACGACCGCTCAAAATTTGGCCAAAAACGCGCTCAATCACGCCAACACTCGCTTGATTTTAGAAAAGCCTTTAGGGCATGATTTAAAGACTTGTAAAGAAATTTTCCAAAGCATTAGCGCTTTTTTTAAAGAAGAACAAATCTTTAGAATCGATCATTATTTAGGGAAAAAGGGCGTTCAAAATATCCTTGAATTGCGCCTAAATAACCCTATCTTAAACATTTTATGGGATCAAATCAGCGCGGTTGAAATCTGCGTGTATGAGACTTTGGGGGTGGAAGAAAGAGGCGAATTTTACGATAAAATCGGGGCTTTAAGGGATATGGTTCAAAACCATCTCTTGCAAGTTTTATCCCTTATCGCTACAGATTTACCCAACGATTTAAAGGATTTGAGGAAAGAAAAAATCAAAGTTTTAAAAACCTTACAACCCCCTAAAGATTTTAAAAAACAGGTCATTCGGGCCCAATATCAAGGCTATAGAGATGAAAATAAGGTCCATAAAGAGAGCCAGACAGAAACTTTTGTCGCTATTAAAGCCTTTTTGGATACGCCTAAATTTAAAGGCGTGCCTTTCTATCTTAAGCACGCTAAAAAAATGCCCCATAATCAAGCGAGCGTGAAAATCCATTTTAATGCAATCAATACGCTAGAATTTTTCCTCTCTCAAGATAAAATCACCCTCACCCTAAAAGACAATCAAAACCCCCTTATTTTAGAAACCCATAACAAACAAGAATTTTTACAGCCCTACGCTAAATTGCTCTATGATGCGATACAAAATAACCACAATAATTTCGCCCACCAATTGGAATTAGAAGCGTCATGGGTTTTTATTGACACGCTCATAGAGGGTTTTATGAATAACGCCACGCCCTTATACTCCTATGAAAGCCATAATCTCAACGAATCAGAATTTTTAAAACCACTCTATCAATGA
- a CDS encoding SDR family oxidoreductase, whose translation MAHILVSGATSGFGLEIAKAFLQKSHVVFGTGRRKENLQELQLAYPKHFIPLCFDLQNKLETKRAIETIFSMTDRIDALINNAGLALGLNKAYECELDDWEIMIDTNIKGLLHLTRLILPSMIEHNQGTIINLGSIAGTYSYPGGNVYGASKAFVKQFSLNLRADLVGTNIRVSNVEPGLCGETEFSMVRFKGDKIKAQSVYENTIYLKPQDIANIVLWIYEQPLHVNINRIEIMPISQTFAPLPTHKNP comes from the coding sequence ATGGCGCACATTTTAGTTAGTGGGGCGACTTCAGGGTTTGGGTTAGAAATCGCTAAAGCGTTTTTACAAAAAAGCCATGTGGTTTTTGGCACAGGGAGGCGAAAAGAGAATTTGCAAGAATTGCAACTCGCTTACCCTAAGCATTTCATTCCCTTGTGTTTTGATCTTCAAAACAAGCTTGAAACTAAGCGAGCGATAGAAACTATTTTTTCCATGACGGATCGCATTGACGCTTTAATCAATAACGCCGGCTTAGCGCTAGGCTTGAACAAGGCTTATGAATGCGAGTTAGACGACTGGGAAATCATGATAGACACAAATATTAAGGGGTTGTTGCATCTCACCCGCTTGATCTTGCCCTCTATGATAGAGCATAACCAAGGGACTATCATCAATCTTGGCTCTATCGCTGGCACTTACTCCTATCCTGGCGGGAATGTCTATGGAGCGAGCAAGGCGTTTGTGAAGCAATTTTCTTTAAATTTGCGAGCGGATTTGGTTGGCACTAACATCAGAGTGAGTAATGTTGAACCCGGTTTGTGCGGCGAAACCGAATTCAGCATGGTGCGCTTTAAGGGCGATAAAATAAAAGCCCAATCTGTCTATGAAAACACCATTTATCTCAAACCACAAGATATTGCTAACATCGTGCTATGGATTTATGAACAACCCTTGCATGTCAATATCAACCGCATAGAAATCATGCCCATAAGCCAAACTTTCGCTCCCCTACCCACCCATAAAAACCCTTAA
- a CDS encoding LptF/LptG family permease yields the protein MIKHYLFMAVSQVFFSFFLVLFFISSIVLLISIASVTLVIKVSFLDLVQLFLYSLPGTIFFILPITFFAACALGLSRLSYDHELLVFFSLGVSPKTMTKAFVPLSLLVSAILLVFSLILIPTSKSAYYGFLRQKKDKIDINIRAGEFGQKLGDWLVYVDKAENNSYDNLVLFSNKSLSQESFILAQKGNINNQNGVFELNLYKGHAYFTQGDKMRKVDFEELHLRNKLKSFNSNDAAYLQGTDYLGYWKKAFGKNANKNQKRRFSQAILVSLFPLASVFLIPLFGIANPRFKTNWSYFYVLGAVGVYFLMVHVISTDLFLMTFFFPFIWAFGSYLLFRKFILKRY from the coding sequence ATGATTAAACACTATCTTTTCATGGCGGTTTCGCAGGTCTTTTTCTCTTTCTTTTTAGTGCTGTTTTTTATCTCCTCTATCGTGCTATTAATCAGTATTGCAAGCGTAACGCTCGTGATTAAAGTGAGCTTTTTAGATCTAGTGCAACTCTTTTTGTATTCCTTGCCTGGAACCATTTTTTTTATTTTACCGATCACTTTTTTTGCGGCTTGCGCTTTAGGGCTTTCAAGGCTTAGCTATGACCATGAATTGTTAGTGTTTTTCTCTTTAGGGGTTTCGCCTAAAACAATGACTAAAGCGTTTGTGCCTTTAAGCTTATTAGTGAGCGCGATTTTATTAGTGTTTTCGCTCATTTTAATCCCCACTTCTAAGAGCGCTTATTACGGGTTTTTGCGTCAAAAAAAAGACAAGATTGATATTAACATCAGAGCCGGTGAATTCGGGCAAAAATTAGGCGATTGGCTCGTGTATGTGGATAAGGCTGAAAACAATTCCTATGATAATTTAGTGCTTTTTTCCAATAAAAGCCTTTCTCAAGAAAGCTTCATTCTAGCCCAAAAAGGCAATATCAACAATCAAAACGGCGTGTTTGAATTGAATTTATACAAAGGGCATGCGTATTTCACTCAAGGCGATAAAATGCGTAAAGTTGATTTTGAAGAATTGCATTTGCGCAACAAGCTCAAGTCTTTCAATTCTAATGATGCGGCTTATTTGCAAGGCACGGATTATTTAGGTTATTGGAAAAAAGCCTTTGGTAAAAACGCTAATAAAAATCAAAAGCGCCGTTTTTCTCAAGCGATTTTAGTTTCCTTATTCCCTTTAGCGAGCGTGTTTTTGATCCCCCTATTTGGCATCGCCAACCCGCGATTCAAAACGAATTGGAGTTATTTTTATGTCCTTGGAGCGGTTGGGGTTTATTTTTTAATGGTGCATGTGATTTCTACGGATTTGTTTTTGATGACCTTTTTCTTCCCCTTTATTTGGGCGTTTGGCTCTTATTTGTTGTTTAGAAAATTCATTTTAAAGCGTTATTGA
- the truA gene encoding tRNA pseudouridine(38-40) synthase TruA, which produces MRCFKATIAYDGAYFLGYAKQPNKLGVQDKIEGALNALGIKSVVVAAGRTDKGVHANNQVLSFHAPKHWNADKLFYYLAPKLAPHIVLKKLEEKNFHARFDAQKRAYRYLLTKNLKTPFLAPYIACGDYGSLDALNTALKQFTGKHDFSMFKKKGGATTNPKRAIFNAFAYKTFIIGHECVVFKIIGDAFLRSSVRLIIQACVQYSLEKITLAEIEMQIHNLKATIRTPIMANGLYLHRVYY; this is translated from the coding sequence ATGCGTTGTTTTAAGGCTACTATCGCTTATGATGGGGCGTATTTTTTAGGCTATGCCAAACAGCCTAACAAACTCGGCGTTCAGGATAAAATAGAGGGCGCTTTAAATGCGCTAGGGATTAAAAGCGTTGTGGTTGCGGCCGGGCGCACGGATAAAGGCGTGCATGCCAACAACCAAGTGCTGTCTTTTCACGCTCCAAAACACTGGAATGCTGATAAATTATTTTATTATCTAGCCCCCAAACTCGCCCCGCATATTGTCTTAAAAAAACTAGAAGAAAAAAACTTCCATGCGCGTTTTGATGCTCAAAAAAGAGCGTATCGTTACCTTTTAACAAAGAATTTAAAAACGCCTTTTTTAGCGCCTTATATCGCTTGTGGGGATTATGGTTCGCTAGATGCGTTAAACACCGCTTTAAAGCAATTCACAGGCAAGCATGATTTTTCCATGTTTAAGAAAAAAGGTGGAGCGACAACCAATCCTAAACGCGCTATTTTTAACGCTTTTGCTTATAAAACCTTTATCATAGGGCATGAGTGCGTGGTGTTTAAAATCATTGGCGATGCGTTTTTACGCTCTAGCGTGCGTTTGATCATTCAAGCATGCGTTCAATACTCCTTAGAAAAGATCACGCTCGCTGAAATTGAAATGCAAATCCACAACCTCAAAGCCACTATAAGAACGCCCATAATGGCTAATGGTTTGTATTTGCACAGGGTGTATTATTGA
- a CDS encoding bifunctional 4-hydroxy-2-oxoglutarate aldolase/2-dehydro-3-deoxy-phosphogluconate aldolase produces MQDKIIEVLQISPIVPVVVIEDIKDAVPLAQSLIEGGIPIIEVTLRSSCALEAIELIAKNVPKMRVGAGTILNPTQLEQAQNRGAEFLISPGLTIELLEHAKKKDMPLIPGVSSSSEVMQALELGYSTLKFFPAEYCGGVKLLNAFNGPFKGVKFCPTGGISADNMRSYLNLENVLCVGGSWLTPKDLIQNKEWDKITEICKRALTLR; encoded by the coding sequence ATGCAAGATAAAATAATAGAGGTTTTACAAATTAGCCCCATTGTCCCTGTGGTGGTAATTGAGGATATAAAAGACGCTGTGCCTTTAGCGCAAAGCCTAATAGAGGGGGGTATTCCAATCATAGAAGTTACTTTGCGCTCCAGTTGCGCTTTAGAAGCCATAGAGCTTATCGCTAAGAATGTGCCAAAAATGCGCGTGGGTGCTGGCACGATACTAAATCCCACTCAATTAGAGCAAGCTCAAAATAGGGGGGCAGAGTTTTTGATTAGCCCGGGTCTTACGATAGAGCTTTTAGAACACGCAAAGAAAAAAGACATGCCCCTAATACCTGGGGTTTCTAGCAGTAGTGAAGTCATGCAAGCCTTAGAATTGGGCTATAGCACTTTGAAATTTTTCCCGGCAGAGTATTGCGGGGGCGTTAAGCTTTTAAACGCTTTTAATGGCCCTTTTAAAGGGGTGAAATTTTGCCCTACTGGGGGGATTAGCGCAGATAACATGCGTTCTTATTTAAATTTAGAAAATGTTTTGTGCGTGGGGGGGAGCTGGCTTACCCCTAAAGATTTGATTCAAAACAAAGAGTGGGATAAAATCACAGAAATTTGTAAGAGAGCGCTAACTTTAAGATAG
- the galE gene encoding UDP-glucose 4-epimerase GalE, translating to MALLFTGACGYIGSHTARAFLEKTKENIIIVDDLSTGFLEHIKALERYYPNRIVFIQANLNETHKLDAFLNRQQLKDSIEAILHFGAKISVEESTRLPLEYYTNNTLNTLELVKLCLKHAIKRFIFSSTAVVYGESSSSLNEESPLNPINPYGASKMMSERILLDTSKIADFKCVILRYFNVAGACMHNDYTTPYTLGQRTLNATHLIKIACECAVGKRKKMGIFGTNYPTRDGTCIRDYIHVDDLANAHLASYQTLLEKNKSEIYNVGYNQGHSVKEVIEKVKEISNNDFLVEILDKRQGDPASLIANNAKILQNTPFKPLYNNLDTIIKSALDWEEHLLRFQ from the coding sequence ATGGCATTATTATTCACAGGGGCGTGTGGGTATATAGGCTCGCATACCGCAAGGGCGTTTTTAGAAAAAACCAAAGAAAACATCATTATTGTAGATGACTTAAGCACCGGTTTTTTAGAGCATATCAAAGCGTTAGAGCGTTACTACCCTAATAGGATTGTGTTTATTCAAGCGAATTTGAATGAAACCCACAAATTAGACGCCTTTTTGAATAGGCAACAGCTAAAAGACTCTATTGAAGCTATTTTGCATTTTGGGGCTAAAATCTCAGTAGAAGAATCCACGCGCTTGCCTTTAGAATACTACACCAACAACACGCTCAACACTTTAGAGCTTGTCAAACTTTGTTTAAAACATGCAATCAAGCGTTTTATTTTTTCTTCCACGGCCGTGGTTTATGGCGAGTCTAGTTCAAGCTTGAACGAAGAAAGCCCCTTAAACCCCATTAATCCTTATGGAGCGTCTAAAATGATGAGCGAAAGAATCTTGTTAGACACTTCTAAAATAGCGGATTTTAAATGCGTTATTTTACGCTATTTCAATGTGGCTGGGGCATGCATGCATAATGATTATACCACCCCTTACACGCTAGGACAGCGCACGCTCAACGCCACGCATTTGATCAAAATTGCATGCGAATGCGCTGTGGGGAAAAGGAAAAAAATGGGGATTTTTGGCACTAACTACCCCACTAGAGATGGCACTTGCATTAGGGATTATATCCATGTAGATGATTTGGCTAACGCGCATTTAGCGAGCTATCAAACCCTTTTAGAAAAAAATAAGAGCGAGATTTATAATGTCGGCTACAATCAAGGCCATAGCGTGAAAGAAGTGATAGAAAAGGTTAAAGAAATCTCAAACAACGATTTTTTAGTGGAAATTTTAGACAAGCGACAGGGCGATCCAGCAAGCCTTATTGCCAATAACGCTAAAATCTTACAAAACACCCCTTTCAAACCCCTTTATAACAACCTAGACACCATTATCAAAAGCGCTCTAGATTGGGAAGAACACCTTTTAAGATTTCAATAA
- the pgl gene encoding 6-phosphogluconolactonase, with amino-acid sequence MGYQLFEFESLKDCHKALTERFKEFFNTALKKHHQVSIAFSGGRSPISLLQKLSVLNLKWHECLISLVDERIIDTNHDDSNTKLLHDYLLQNNALKASFIPLLPKKISNDTNALFHFANQHFKQPHLAILGMGTDGHTASLFPETSAFLNEEKENIVLTKPANAPYERLSMSVNALENCEKLFLSISGVEKREVLEKALKENAPYSLPIARILHSKKVTTEVFYAKN; translated from the coding sequence ATGGGTTATCAATTGTTTGAATTTGAAAGTTTAAAAGATTGCCACAAGGCTTTAACAGAGCGTTTTAAAGAATTTTTTAACACCGCCTTAAAAAAGCACCATCAAGTTTCTATCGCTTTTTCTGGGGGCCGTTCGCCCATTAGCTTGTTGCAAAAATTAAGCGTTTTAAATCTCAAATGGCATGAGTGTTTAATCAGTCTGGTAGATGAACGCATTATAGACACAAATCATGATGATAGCAACACCAAATTATTACACGACTACTTGTTGCAAAATAACGCTTTAAAAGCTTCTTTTATTCCGCTTTTGCCCAAAAAGATTTCTAACGATACAAACGCGCTTTTTCATTTTGCTAACCAGCATTTCAAACAGCCCCATTTAGCCATTTTGGGCATGGGGACTGACGGGCATACGGCTAGCCTTTTTCCTGAAACAAGCGCTTTTTTAAACGAAGAAAAAGAAAATATCGTTTTGACTAAGCCCGCTAACGCTCCTTATGAGCGCCTGAGCATGTCTGTTAACGCCTTAGAAAATTGCGAAAAACTTTTCTTAAGCATTAGCGGAGTAGAAAAAAGGGAGGTTTTAGAAAAAGCTTTAAAAGAAAACGCTCCCTATTCTCTGCCGATCGCTCGGATTTTACATTCTAAAAAAGTTACCACGGAGGTGTTTTATGCCAAAAACTGA
- the hcpC gene encoding Sel1-like repeat protein HcpC, whose amino-acid sequence MLENVKKSLFRVLCLGALCLGGLMAEQDPKELVGLGAKSYKEQDFTQAKKYFEKACDLKENSGCFNLGVLYYQGQGVEKNLKKAASFYAKACDLNYSNGCHLLGNLYYSGQGVSQNTNKALQYYSKACDLKYAEGCASLGGIYHDGKMVTRDFKKAVEYFTKACDLNDGDGCTILGSLYDAGRGTPKDLKKALASYDKACDLKDSPGCFNAGNMYHHGDGVAKNFKEALDRYSKACEMQNGGGCFNLGAMQYNGEGATRNEKQAIENFKKGCKLGAKGACDILKQLKIKV is encoded by the coding sequence ATGTTAGAAAATGTCAAAAAATCCCTTTTTAGGGTTTTGTGCTTGGGAGCGTTGTGTTTAGGGGGGCTAATGGCAGAGCAAGACCCTAAAGAGCTTGTGGGTTTGGGCGCAAAGAGTTACAAAGAGCAAGATTTCACTCAAGCTAAGAAATATTTTGAGAAAGCGTGCGATTTGAAAGAAAATAGCGGGTGTTTTAATTTAGGGGTGCTTTATTATCAAGGGCAAGGGGTGGAAAAGAACTTGAAAAAAGCCGCCTCCTTTTACGCTAAAGCTTGCGATTTGAATTACAGCAATGGGTGTCATTTGCTAGGGAATTTATATTACAGTGGGCAAGGCGTGTCCCAAAACACCAATAAAGCCTTACAATACTACTCTAAAGCGTGCGATTTGAAATACGCTGAAGGGTGCGCGAGCTTAGGGGGGATTTATCATGATGGTAAAATGGTAACTAGGGATTTTAAAAAAGCGGTGGAATATTTCACTAAAGCGTGCGATTTAAACGATGGCGATGGTTGCACGATATTAGGGAGCTTGTATGATGCAGGCAGAGGCACGCCTAAGGATTTGAAAAAGGCGCTCGCTTCGTATGATAAAGCTTGCGACTTAAAAGACAGCCCGGGGTGTTTTAACGCAGGGAATATGTATCATCATGGCGATGGCGTGGCGAAGAATTTTAAAGAGGCTCTCGATCGTTATTCTAAAGCATGCGAGATGCAAAACGGCGGAGGGTGTTTCAATTTAGGGGCTATGCAATACAATGGCGAAGGTGCAACAAGGAATGAAAAGCAAGCCATAGAAAACTTTAAAAAAGGCTGTAAATTGGGCGCTAAAGGGGCATGCGATATTCTCAAGCAGCTCAAAATCAAAGTTTAG
- the edd gene encoding phosphogluconate dehydratase — protein sequence MPKHSLEQIKEKITERSKKTRELYLENIFNPKNQPKIESLGCANIAHVTASMPEHLKMPLGSHKRKHFAIITAYNDMLSAHQPFKNYPDWIKKELQEHNAYASVASGVPAMCDGITQGYDGMELSLFSRDVIALSTAVGLSHNVFDGAFFLGVCDKIVPGLLIGALSFGNLASVFVPSGPMVSGIENYKKAKARQDFAMGKINREELLKVEMQSYHDVGTCTFYGTANSNQMMMEFMGLHVANSSFINPNNPLRKVLVEESAKRLASGKVLPLAKLIDEKSILNALIGLMATGGSTNHTLHLIAIARSCGVILNWDDFDAVSNLIPLLAKVYPNGSADVNAFEACGGLAFVIKELLKEGLLFEDTHTIMDTKTQKGMQNYTKTPFLENDQLVYKDAVSHSLNTDILRPVSEPFAANGGLKILKGNLGRAVIKISAIKDEHRKVKARAIVFKTQSEFLERFKNKELERDFVAVLPFQGPKSNGMPELHKLTTNLGALQDMGYKVALVTDGRMSGASGKVPSAIHLSPEGALNGAIIKIKDGDLIELDAPNNALNVLEKDFEDRGINPLFLETLENLEKPSFGLGRELFTSLRLNVNTAEEGGMSFGIKV from the coding sequence ATGCCTAAGCATTCTTTAGAACAAATCAAAGAAAAAATTACAGAGCGTAGCAAAAAAACCAGAGAACTTTATTTAGAAAATATCTTTAACCCTAAAAACCAGCCCAAGATTGAGAGCTTGGGTTGCGCGAATATTGCACATGTTACTGCGAGCATGCCAGAGCATTTAAAAATGCCTTTAGGTTCGCATAAAAGAAAGCATTTTGCGATTATCACGGCTTATAACGACATGCTGTCAGCCCACCAGCCTTTTAAAAATTACCCTGACTGGATTAAAAAAGAATTGCAAGAGCATAACGCTTATGCGAGCGTCGCTAGTGGGGTGCCAGCGATGTGTGATGGTATCACGCAGGGTTATGATGGCATGGAATTGAGCTTATTCAGTAGAGATGTGATCGCTTTAAGCACCGCCGTGGGGTTAAGCCATAATGTCTTTGACGGAGCGTTTTTTTTAGGCGTGTGCGATAAGATTGTGCCAGGCTTGCTCATAGGAGCGTTAAGCTTTGGGAATTTAGCGAGCGTGTTTGTGCCAAGCGGGCCTATGGTGAGTGGGATAGAAAATTATAAAAAAGCTAAAGCGCGCCAAGATTTTGCAATGGGAAAGATCAACAGAGAAGAGCTTTTAAAAGTGGAAATGCAAAGCTATCATGATGTGGGCACTTGCACTTTTTATGGCACGGCTAATTCTAACCAAATGATGATGGAGTTTATGGGGTTGCATGTGGCTAATTCTAGCTTTATCAACCCTAACAACCCCTTACGGAAGGTTTTAGTAGAAGAGAGCGCCAAAAGATTAGCGAGCGGGAAAGTTCTGCCTTTAGCCAAACTCATTGATGAAAAAAGCATTCTTAACGCTCTTATAGGCTTAATGGCAACCGGAGGTTCTACTAACCACACTTTGCATTTGATCGCTATCGCTAGATCTTGCGGGGTGATTCTCAATTGGGACGATTTTGACGCTGTTTCTAATCTCATACCCCTTTTAGCTAAAGTCTATCCTAACGGATCAGCGGATGTGAACGCTTTTGAAGCCTGTGGGGGCTTAGCGTTTGTGATCAAAGAATTATTAAAAGAGGGGCTTTTATTTGAAGACACTCATACCATTATGGATACCAAAACGCAAAAAGGCATGCAAAATTACACCAAAACCCCCTTTTTAGAAAACGACCAATTGGTGTATAAAGACGCTGTTAGTCATAGCCTGAATACGGATATTTTACGCCCTGTTAGCGAGCCTTTTGCCGCTAATGGGGGGCTTAAAATCTTAAAGGGTAATTTAGGGCGGGCCGTGATTAAAATCTCAGCCATTAAAGATGAGCATAGGAAAGTCAAGGCCAGAGCGATTGTTTTTAAAACCCAAAGCGAATTTTTGGAACGCTTTAAAAATAAAGAATTAGAAAGGGACTTTGTGGCGGTCTTGCCTTTCCAAGGGCCTAAATCTAACGGCATGCCAGAATTGCACAAACTCACCACGAATTTAGGGGCTTTGCAGGATATGGGCTATAAGGTTGCGCTGGTTACGGATGGGCGCATGAGCGGGGCGAGCGGGAAAGTGCCTAGCGCGATCCATTTAAGCCCTGAGGGAGCGTTAAACGGGGCGATCATTAAGATTAAAGATGGCGATTTGATAGAATTAGACGCTCCTAATAACGCTTTGAATGTGCTTGAAAAGGATTTTGAAGATAGAGGGATCAATCCCTTGTTTTTAGAAACCTTAGAAAATTTAGAAAAGCCGAGTTTTGGGTTGGGTAGGGAATTGTTTACGAGTTTGAGATTGAATGTCAATACGGCTGAAGAGGGCGGCATGAGTTTTGGCATAAAGGTATAA
- a CDS encoding ribonucleotide-diphosphate reductase subunit beta, whose amino-acid sequence MEVSRKKIYNPNSTESVNERKIFGGNPTSMFDLNKIKYQWADHLWKTMLANTWFAEEVSMNDDKRDYLKLSAEEKIGYDRALAQLIFMDSLQTNNLIDNINPFITSPEINLCLVRQAYEEALHSHAYAVMVESISANTEEIYDMWRNDMQLKSKNDYIAQVYMELAKNPTEENILKALFANQILEGIYFYSGFSYFYTLARSGKMLGSAQMIRFIQRDEVTHLILFQNMINALRNERADLFTPQLINEVIGMFKKAVEIEALWGDYITQGKILGLTSSLIEQYIQFLADSRLSKVGIAKVYGVQHPIKWVESFSSFNEQRSNFFEARVSNYAKGSVSFDDF is encoded by the coding sequence ATGGAAGTTTCACGCAAGAAAATTTACAACCCCAATTCTACAGAAAGTGTGAATGAAAGAAAGATTTTTGGGGGTAATCCTACAAGCATGTTTGATTTGAATAAGATCAAGTATCAATGGGCGGATCATTTGTGGAAAACGATGCTCGCTAACACTTGGTTTGCTGAAGAAGTGAGCATGAATGATGACAAAAGGGATTATTTGAAATTGAGTGCAGAAGAAAAGATCGGCTATGACAGAGCTTTAGCGCAACTCATTTTTATGGACAGCTTGCAAACGAATAATTTAATTGACAATATCAATCCCTTCATCACCAGCCCCGAAATCAATTTGTGTTTGGTGCGTCAAGCTTATGAAGAAGCCTTACACAGCCATGCGTATGCGGTGATGGTAGAAAGCATTAGCGCGAATACTGAAGAGATTTATGACATGTGGCGTAACGATATGCAATTAAAAAGCAAGAATGACTATATCGCGCAAGTGTATATGGAATTAGCCAAAAACCCCACAGAAGAAAACATTCTCAAAGCGCTTTTTGCGAACCAGATTTTAGAGGGGATTTATTTTTATAGCGGGTTTAGCTATTTTTACACTTTGGCTAGGAGCGGTAAAATGCTAGGATCAGCGCAAATGATTCGTTTTATCCAAAGAGATGAGGTAACGCATTTGATTTTATTCCAAAACATGATCAACGCTTTAAGGAATGAAAGAGCGGATCTCTTCACGCCGCAATTGATTAATGAAGTCATAGGAATGTTTAAAAAAGCGGTAGAAATTGAAGCTTTGTGGGGGGATTATATCACGCAAGGCAAGATTTTAGGGCTCACTTCCAGCTTGATTGAGCAATACATCCAGTTTTTAGCGGATAGCCGTTTGAGTAAGGTGGGTATCGCTAAAGTTTATGGCGTCCAACACCCCATTAAATGGGTAGAGAGCTTTTCAAGTTTCAATGAGCAACGCTCTAATTTCTTTGAAGCTAGGGTGAGTAATTACGCTAAAGGGAGCGTGAGTTTTGATGATTTTTAA
- the pcm gene encoding protein-L-isoaspartate O-methyltransferase has product MNSIKNHLMCEEIHKRFNLHPKVRKAMESIEREVFVPAPFKHFAYTLNALSMQAQQYISSPLTVAKMTQYLEIDHVDSVLEIGCGSGYQAAVLSQIFRRVFSIERIESLYIEARLRLKTLGLDNIHVKFADGNKGWDQYAPYDRILFSACAKNIPQALIDQLEEGGILVAPIQENNEQVIKRFVKQNNALRVQKVLEKCSFVPVVDGVQ; this is encoded by the coding sequence TTGAATAGTATTAAAAACCATTTGATGTGTGAAGAAATCCATAAGCGTTTCAATTTGCACCCCAAAGTGAGAAAGGCTATGGAGAGCATTGAAAGAGAAGTTTTTGTGCCAGCCCCCTTCAAGCATTTTGCCTACACTTTAAACGCGCTTTCTATGCAAGCGCAACAATACATTTCTTCGCCCCTGACCGTGGCCAAAATGACGCAATATTTAGAAATTGATCATGTGGATAGCGTGCTAGAAATTGGCTGCGGGAGCGGCTATCAAGCGGCGGTTTTGTCTCAAATTTTCAGGCGCGTTTTTAGCATTGAAAGGATTGAAAGCCTGTATATAGAAGCGCGTTTGCGCCTTAAAACTCTCGGTTTAGACAACATTCATGTTAAATTCGCTGATGGGAATAAGGGCTGGGATCAATACGCCCCCTATGATAGGATTTTATTCTCTGCTTGTGCTAAAAATATCCCTCAAGCGCTGATTGATCAGCTTGAAGAAGGCGGGATATTAGTCGCGCCCATTCAAGAAAACAACGAGCAAGTCATCAAACGCTTTGTGAAGCAAAATAACGCCTTGCGCGTCCAAAAAGTGTTAGAAAAATGCTCGTTTGTGCCTGTTGTAGATGGGGTGCAATAA